A window of Marinobacter salarius contains these coding sequences:
- a CDS encoding AMP-binding protein, producing the protein MTLPSYTSGTSEVPLLGMTIGAMLDRTAEKYPDTEALVALHQDIRWTYKEFVAKVNEAARAFMAIGVKRGDRVGIWSPNRYEWTVTQFATAKVGAILVNINPAYGVHELDYAMNLAGISVLVTADSFKASDYRKMVYDLAPELKAAAPGKLKAQKVPELRAVINLDKDKHDGMWTWAEFVGFASDVSQEELDKVQGQLQFDDPINIQFTSGTTGNPKGATLTHHNILNNGYFVAESQLLTEKDRLVIPVPLYHCFGMVMGNLGCITHGATMIYPGEGFEPQSVLQAVHQEKATALYGVPTMFIAELAEPDFETYDLSTLRTGIMAGSICPAEVMKKVNGKMNMKEVQIAYGMTETSPVSTQTSSLDPFEKQVTTVGRTQPHLETKIVDPGNGNVVPRGEIGELCTRGYSVMLKYWNNDEKTREAIDSAGWMHTGDLATMDEDGYIQIVGRIKDMVIRGGENIYPKEIEEFLYTHPAIEEVQVTGIPDDKYGEELIAWVKLNPDADPVTSDELREFCKGKIAHFKIPRNYKFVDEFPMTVTGKIQKFKMREISIEEMGLKQ; encoded by the coding sequence CACCGCCGAGAAATACCCGGATACCGAAGCCCTGGTTGCCCTGCACCAGGACATCCGCTGGACCTATAAAGAGTTCGTGGCAAAGGTCAACGAAGCCGCCCGCGCCTTCATGGCCATCGGCGTCAAACGCGGCGACCGCGTAGGCATCTGGTCCCCCAACCGCTACGAGTGGACCGTCACCCAGTTCGCCACCGCCAAAGTGGGCGCCATTCTGGTCAACATCAACCCGGCCTACGGCGTGCATGAGCTGGACTACGCCATGAACCTGGCCGGTATCTCCGTGCTGGTCACGGCAGACAGCTTCAAGGCGTCTGACTACCGCAAGATGGTCTACGACCTGGCTCCCGAACTGAAAGCCGCCGCCCCCGGCAAGCTCAAAGCCCAGAAAGTGCCCGAGCTGCGCGCCGTGATCAACCTGGACAAAGACAAGCACGACGGCATGTGGACCTGGGCCGAGTTTGTCGGCTTCGCCAGCGACGTCAGCCAGGAAGAACTGGACAAGGTACAAGGCCAACTGCAGTTCGATGACCCCATCAACATCCAGTTCACCTCCGGCACCACTGGCAACCCCAAGGGCGCCACCCTCACCCACCACAACATCCTCAACAACGGATATTTTGTGGCGGAGAGCCAACTGCTCACCGAGAAAGACCGCCTGGTAATCCCCGTGCCCCTGTACCACTGCTTCGGCATGGTGATGGGCAACCTGGGCTGCATCACCCACGGCGCCACCATGATCTACCCGGGTGAAGGCTTCGAGCCCCAATCAGTACTGCAGGCCGTGCACCAGGAAAAAGCCACCGCCCTGTACGGCGTGCCCACTATGTTCATCGCCGAACTGGCCGAGCCGGACTTCGAAACCTACGACCTTTCCACCCTGCGCACCGGCATCATGGCTGGTTCCATCTGCCCGGCAGAGGTGATGAAAAAGGTCAACGGCAAGATGAACATGAAAGAAGTGCAGATCGCCTACGGCATGACCGAAACCAGCCCCGTGTCCACCCAGACCAGCTCCCTCGACCCGTTCGAGAAACAGGTCACCACCGTGGGGCGCACCCAGCCACACCTTGAAACCAAAATCGTCGACCCCGGCAACGGCAACGTGGTCCCACGCGGCGAAATCGGCGAGCTGTGCACCCGTGGCTACAGCGTGATGCTGAAGTACTGGAACAACGACGAGAAAACCCGCGAAGCCATCGATAGCGCCGGCTGGATGCACACCGGCGACCTGGCCACCATGGACGAAGACGGCTACATCCAGATCGTCGGCCGCATCAAGGACATGGTCATCCGCGGCGGCGAGAACATCTACCCGAAAGAAATCGAGGAATTCCTCTACACCCACCCCGCCATCGAGGAAGTGCAGGTCACCGGCATTCCCGACGACAAATACGGCGAAGAACTCATCGCCTGGGTGAAACTCAACCCGGACGCAGACCCGGTGACCAGCGACGAACTGCGGGAATTCTGCAAAGGCAAAATCGCCCACTTCAAGATCCCCAGGAACTACAAGTTCGTGGATGAATTCCCGATGACGGTTACGGGGAAGATCCAGAAGTTCAAGATGCGGGAGATTTCTATTGAGGAGATGGGGTTGAAGCAGTAA
- a CDS encoding toll/interleukin-1 receptor domain-containing protein: MTVSVFLSHNHEDKDFVRKLARDLESHGVRYWLDEAEMKIGDSLIQKIREGIDSVDFLDLPRYA, translated from the coding sequence ATGACGGTAAGCGTGTTTTTAAGTCACAACCATGAAGACAAGGATTTCGTGAGAAAGCTTGCGAGAGACTTGGAAAGCCATGGTGTTCGTTATTGGCTTGATGAAGCGGAAATGAAAATAGGGGATTCATTGATACAGAAAATACGAGAGGGCATTGATTCTGTAGATTTTTTGGACTTACCCCGATACGCATGA
- a CDS encoding IS3 family transposase (programmed frameshift), whose translation MSSQRYPPEFKNEAVRQVLERGYTVAEVSQRLGVSAHSLYKWVKAVKPDKSDEQAAELVEAKSEILRLRAQMRRVEEERDILKKGRSVLCQRARVKYRFINDHRHEFNTKTMCRVLQVARSGFYKWLHKPLSDRAVDNQRLLGLILASYQGSSGVYGSPRVFLDLREAGETCGRHRVARLMRAHKIKALRGYKAPRVIAGRPSILTPNKLQREFTVSHPDKAWVTDITYLRTWQGWLYLAVVVDLFSRRVVGWSMKPTLHRSLVVDALLMAVWRRRPKEKVLVHSDQGSQYGSDDWHRFCRAHNLDPSMSRRGNCWDNAVAESFFSSLKKERVRKRIYKTRDLAKADVFDYIEVFYNRVRRHTHLGGVSPEAFEMASV comes from the exons ATGAGCAGCCAACGTTATCCCCCGGAATTCAAGAACGAAGCGGTTCGACAAGTGCTGGAACGGGGCTATACCGTAGCCGAAGTGTCGCAACGACTGGGAGTCTCGGCTCACAGCCTCTACAAATGGGTTAAGGCGGTGAAACCGGATAAGTCTGATGAACAGGCCGCTGAGTTGGTCGAGGCCAAAAGCGAGATTCTCAGGCTGCGGGCCCAAATGCGCCGGGTTGAAGAAGAGCGCGATATCCTAAAAAAGG GCCGCTCGGTACTTTGCCAGAGAGCCCGAGTGAAGTACCGGTTTATCAACGATCACCGACACGAGTTCAACACCAAAACTATGTGTCGTGTGCTCCAGGTAGCTCGCAGCGGTTTTTATAAATGGTTGCACAAACCGCTGTCGGATCGGGCGGTGGATAACCAGAGATTGCTCGGATTGATCCTGGCCTCATACCAAGGCAGTTCCGGCGTGTACGGTTCACCACGGGTGTTTCTGGACCTCCGGGAAGCCGGTGAAACCTGCGGCCGACATCGAGTCGCCCGATTGATGCGAGCGCACAAAATCAAGGCGCTGCGAGGCTACAAAGCACCGCGCGTGATCGCCGGAAGACCGTCTATTCTTACCCCGAACAAGCTCCAGCGGGAATTCACCGTAAGCCACCCTGACAAAGCCTGGGTGACCGATATCACCTACCTCCGCACCTGGCAAGGCTGGTTGTATCTGGCGGTGGTTGTAGACCTGTTCTCGCGTCGTGTAGTGGGTTGGTCGATGAAACCCACCCTGCACCGTAGCCTGGTGGTGGATGCGCTGCTGATGGCCGTTTGGCGACGGCGGCCGAAGGAAAAGGTCCTGGTCCACTCAGACCAAGGCTCACAATACGGGAGCGATGACTGGCACCGATTCTGTCGCGCCCACAACCTGGACCCCAGCATGAGCCGTCGGGGTAATTGTTGGGATAACGCGGTGGCTGAATCGTTTTTCAGCAGCCTGAAGAAGGAACGCGTTCGGAAACGGATCTACAAAACCCGTGACCTGGCCAAGGCGGATGTGTTCGACTACATCGAAGTGTTTTATAACCGAGTTCGACGTCATACCCACCTGGGTGGCGTCAGCCCAGAGGCCTTTGAAATGGCCTCCGTTTGA